A stretch of Chitinophaga caeni DNA encodes these proteins:
- a CDS encoding HvfX family Cu-binding RiPP maturation protein yields MRFINTKPNTPLQRFFEWMKDWPLLILRLVLAFGFFWPAQLKWSNIQGVIDNFSNLGVPLPTISAYFVAGIEAIGVIFLALGLATRIVTIPLMIIMLVAINVVHWQNGFPVANGGFEIPLYYLVMLFVLLIYGPGKFSIDHLVNRNKRRSPNLR; encoded by the coding sequence ATGAGATTTATTAACACGAAACCCAATACTCCTTTACAACGTTTTTTTGAATGGATGAAAGATTGGCCATTGCTGATCTTGCGTCTCGTATTGGCTTTCGGTTTCTTCTGGCCTGCACAGTTGAAATGGAGCAATATTCAAGGCGTCATCGATAATTTTTCAAACCTGGGGGTTCCACTGCCCACAATAAGCGCTTATTTCGTTGCAGGAATAGAAGCCATCGGTGTAATATTCCTGGCACTGGGATTAGCTACCCGCATTGTCACCATTCCCTTGATGATTATTATGCTCGTAGCGATCAATGTTGTACACTGGCAAAACGGCTTTCCCGTAGCTAACGGAGGTTTCGAAATCCCGCTTTATTACCTCGTCATGCTATTCGTTTTATTGATCTATGGCCCCGGAAAATTCAGCATCGATCACCTGGTTAACCGCAATAAAAGACGTAGCCCTAACTTACGGTAA
- a CDS encoding M15 family metallopeptidase, translating into MTYDRDPKYLHPHIRLHLDSILSAIQNKLPAGHTAKVVSAYRTPEDQFIIYKKGRTFQGGKWVKTGAVYTNIDGYTRLSRHNYLPCLAIDIGLFEGNTYLGNSNLYKYVKQGTQFQMDWGGNWNSFKDLPHLEVPGNILKPSIEKNIALIWQKYLLIDGYYTAALDGIFGPKSIAALEAATGINARNKAAWDKLFAKYGPPENL; encoded by the coding sequence ATGACTTACGATCGTGATCCTAAGTACCTGCACCCGCATATCAGGCTGCATTTGGACAGCATTTTATCTGCTATACAAAATAAGTTACCTGCCGGGCATACCGCGAAGGTAGTTTCCGCTTACCGCACACCGGAAGACCAGTTCATCATTTACAAGAAGGGCAGGACCTTTCAAGGTGGTAAATGGGTCAAAACCGGGGCTGTATATACCAATATTGACGGTTATACCAGGCTCTCCCGGCATAATTATTTACCCTGCCTGGCCATCGACATCGGGCTGTTTGAAGGAAATACTTACTTAGGTAACAGCAATTTGTATAAGTACGTAAAACAGGGAACTCAATTTCAAATGGATTGGGGCGGTAATTGGAACAGCTTCAAAGATCTCCCGCACCTGGAAGTACCGGGCAATATCCTCAAACCATCTATCGAGAAGAATATCGCGTTGATTTGGCAAAAGTACCTGCTCATTGACGGCTATTATACCGCTGCGCTCGACGGCATATTCGGACCGAAGTCGATCGCCGCACTGGAAGCTGCTACGGGGATTAACGCCCGCAATAAAGCTGCTTGGGATAAATTATTTGCTAAATATGGCCCGCCGGAAAATTTATAA